The nucleotide window TTACATCCATGCCGCTGCGGGACAGTGAATATTCAACAGCACTGATATCCGCGTCTTTCTTTAACGAACATGTGGCTGTTTTTATTCCGGCTTTCTTTGCCGCGCTGATAAATTTCATGGCACCCGGGTCATCCTTATTCACGGTAAGCATCCCGCTTTTATCAACGTATTTAATTATCTTTAACTTTGCAGCCAGGTAATTTTCATAATTTCCGTGATAATCAAAGTGATCCCTGGTGACATTAGTAATTACCGCCGCAGCCAGTTTTATATTCTTTATTCTGTCCTGGTCAAGGCCATGGCTTGAAACTTCCATCACCAGGTATTTAATTTTTTTAATCGCCGACTGCTTTATTATCCTGTGAATTGCCAGGTTGGAAGGCGTGGTATTATTTGATGTTACCGCCTTTTTTCCCACCCTATATTCCACAGTACCTATCATGGACTGTTCTTTACCTTCCGCTTCTTTTAACATGGCGGCCGCAAGATAAGCCGTGGTGGTCTTGCCTTTCGTACCGGTAATACCTATTACCCGGACTTTTTTTCTGTATTCACCGTAAAAATAATCCACGGTTTTGTACAGCGCTTCTCTTACATCGTTCACCTTTATCACACACGTGGCTTTTAAGCCCGGTATTTCCCTGCTTACCACAACGCATGAAGCTCCGCGCGCCGCGGCATCGGACGCGTAATTATGCCCGTCTGTTGTTCTTCCAATAACGCAGAAGAAAGCCAAACCCTTTTTTACAAGGGCTGAATTTTCTTCAGCGTCGCTTATTTTCACAGAGCCGCGCCCGGATATAATTTTTCCGCCCAGCATCACCGCAAGTTTTTCGCAGGTTATCATTTTCATACGCCGTCCCTCATATCAAAACTTACCGTGCAGACAGCGCCTTTTTTCATCGCCACTCCCGGTTTTGGCTCCTGGCTTACCGCAAAACCGCTGCCCGTGCATTTCGCGTTCAAGCCGTAGAGCCTTAACACTTCCATCGCACGCCTTACAGTCATGCCCTTTACATTCGGCATGTATGTTTTTTCTTTATTATCATTATTTTCATCACCAAGAAAAATCTGCGCGTATTTACCGGATACCATTTTTTCACCGGGTTCCGGTTCCTGAGCTATTACCACTTTTCCAAAACCATGCCTCTGATATTTTATTTTTTCTTCCGCAAGCAGTAATTTTGCCTCGTTAAAAGTTTTATCTTTTATGCGCGGCATCTTTGCGGTTTGAAAATTATCGCCGCTTTCTTCCGCCTTCGCTATAACAGTCTCCTCAGGAAGCACCTTAAAATATGAAGCCATCATGGTATTTAAATTTCTGAATATCGGCCCTGCAAGATCGCCTCCAAAATATACAAACCCCTGCGGTTCATCTATTGTCACCAGCGTTACCGTCTTAGGATTATCCGCAGGCATAAACCCTATAAAAGAGGCTACATACTTATTTGCCGCATAACCTTTTCCGTCTGTCCTGTGCTTCTGCGCGGTACCTGTTTTTCCCGCCACGCGATAACCCGCCACAGCCGCTTTTTTTCCTGACCCGTCTTTTTCCGTGACAGTTTCAAGCATCGATACAAGTTTCTCTCTCCTGCTGCCGGTGGCAGGCCCGTCCTGTTTTTTAATTCTATGCCTGTATACCGTGCGCCCGTTCTTCTGTATCTTTTCAATAAGGTAAGGAGTCACAAGTTTGCCGCCGTTTGCAATAGCCGCATACGCGCGCACAAGCTGAAGCGAAGATACCGCAACTTCCTGGCCATAAG belongs to Candidatus Goldiibacteriota bacterium and includes:
- a CDS encoding UDP-N-acetylmuramoyl-L-alanyl-D-glutamate--2,6-diaminopimelate ligase, which produces MKMITCEKLAVMLGGKIISGRGSVKISDAEENSALVKKGLAFFCVIGRTTDGHNYASDAAARGASCVVVSREIPGLKATCVIKVNDVREALYKTVDYFYGEYRKKVRVIGITGTKGKTTTAYLAAAMLKEAEGKEQSMIGTVEYRVGKKAVTSNNTTPSNLAIHRIIKQSAIKKIKYLVMEVSSHGLDQDRIKNIKLAAAVITNVTRDHFDYHGNYENYLAAKLKIIKYVDKSGMLTVNKDDPGAMKFISAAKKAGIKTATCSLKKDADISAVEYSLSRSGMDVKLLLKNRPVSLSCTMTGEHNISNIMCAISAVIKFAGIKAVIRAIKKFKGVAGRMEIVYAKDITVIVDFAHTADSIEKVLEVVNEIKTGRVIMLFGAGGNKDRGKRPMMGAAAAKLADVVVVTSDNPRMEKPEDIIKDITKGIKRRDNIYLEPDRRKAIKLAVNIAEKEDIVILAGKGHETYQDVMGKKAHFSDQEEARAALKNRGNK